The Diaphorobacter ruginosibacter genome contains a region encoding:
- a CDS encoding fumarylacetoacetate hydrolase family protein, with product MTTRSVPDLSRLIDVLCDARRHHSLADAAAFAHLPDSEADAYAVQRGVGAGLQLFAGAVPRHWKSGGANRSAVLTHAPLPDAGVWASPADAGTWPFHLRLVEAEMALRLGADVTPEQAASMTPESAHACIDAMAVAIEMVDTRWRQPLDEVPALLKLADMGVHGALVLGDWVPYRRLDWSAQRCRIRIGLQGERVFTGTHSLADPAWLLPQWLRDVAQQFGTVPAGTVVTTGNWVGLLAGDAGDLVQAEFDGVGHARLQL from the coding sequence ATGACAACCCGCTCCGTACCGGACCTTTCGCGCCTGATCGACGTGCTTTGCGATGCGCGCCGCCACCACAGCCTTGCGGATGCCGCAGCATTCGCCCATCTGCCGGACTCCGAGGCCGATGCCTATGCCGTCCAGCGTGGCGTGGGCGCGGGGCTGCAGCTGTTCGCCGGCGCCGTGCCGCGCCACTGGAAATCGGGCGGGGCGAACCGCTCGGCGGTGCTCACGCATGCTCCGCTGCCCGACGCGGGGGTCTGGGCCTCTCCCGCGGATGCCGGCACGTGGCCGTTTCACTTGCGGCTGGTGGAAGCCGAGATGGCACTGCGACTGGGTGCCGATGTCACGCCGGAGCAGGCGGCCTCGATGACGCCCGAGTCGGCCCATGCATGCATCGATGCCATGGCCGTGGCGATCGAAATGGTCGACACCCGCTGGCGTCAGCCGCTCGATGAGGTGCCCGCGTTGCTCAAGCTGGCCGACATGGGCGTGCATGGCGCGCTGGTGCTGGGCGACTGGGTGCCCTATCGGCGCCTTGACTGGTCCGCGCAACGCTGCCGTATCCGCATCGGCCTGCAGGGCGAGCGGGTGTTCACCGGCACGCATTCGCTGGCCGACCCCGCATGGCTGCTGCCCCAGTGGCTGCGCGATGTGGCGCAGCAGTTCGGCACCGTGCCCGCCGGCACGGTGGTCACCACCGGCAACTGGGTGGGTCTGCTGGCGGGGGATGCGGGCGATCTGGTGCAGGCGGAGTTCGACGGCGTGGGGCACGCCCGCCTGCAGTTGTAA
- a CDS encoding PPK2 family polyphosphate kinase, whose protein sequence is MAQPSSNPFDIEDKATRELWRRWQPDAGSDSQVDARNGKGKASDFKLSDFDPSAKPFSKGDKSDNKTLAQQVAEQLDPLQQVFYADRRFKLLVILQGMDTSGKDGTARGVFGEMSPLGVRSVSWKAPTELERSHDYLWRIHQQVPGAGEIVIFNRSQYEDVLVPVVNQWLTPEQRQDRYHHINQFEKLLSDTGTVILKFMLHISKEEQRQRLQERLDDPAKHWKFDMGDIEVRKQWDLYQSAYEQLLPATHTPWAPWTIVPADSKTHRNLMIATITRAVMENLKLKFPAGDPQLTKFKVE, encoded by the coding sequence ATGGCCCAACCGTCCAGCAACCCGTTCGACATCGAAGACAAGGCCACGCGCGAACTGTGGCGCAGGTGGCAACCCGATGCCGGTAGCGACTCCCAGGTTGATGCGAGGAACGGCAAGGGCAAGGCATCCGATTTCAAGCTCAGTGACTTCGACCCGTCGGCCAAGCCGTTTTCCAAAGGCGACAAGTCCGACAACAAGACTCTGGCCCAGCAGGTCGCCGAGCAACTCGATCCGCTGCAGCAGGTGTTCTACGCCGACAGGCGGTTCAAGCTGCTGGTGATCCTGCAGGGCATGGACACCTCGGGCAAGGACGGCACCGCACGCGGCGTCTTCGGCGAGATGAGCCCGCTCGGCGTGCGGTCGGTGAGCTGGAAGGCACCCACGGAGCTGGAGCGATCCCACGACTATCTCTGGCGCATCCACCAGCAGGTGCCCGGCGCGGGGGAAATCGTCATCTTCAACCGCAGCCAGTACGAGGATGTGCTCGTGCCCGTGGTCAACCAATGGCTCACGCCCGAGCAGCGGCAGGACCGCTACCACCACATCAACCAGTTCGAGAAGCTGCTGTCCGACACCGGCACGGTGATCCTCAAGTTCATGCTGCACATCAGCAAGGAAGAGCAGCGACAGCGCCTGCAGGAGCGCCTGGACGATCCGGCCAAGCACTGGAAATTCGATATGGGCGACATCGAGGTACGCAAGCAGTGGGACCTGTACCAGAGCGCCTACGAGCAGCTGCTGCCTGCCACGCACACGCCCTGGGCGCCGTGGACCATCGTGCCCGCGGACTCCAAGACCCACCGCAACCTGATGATCGCCACCATCACCCGCGCCGTGATGGAAAACCTGAAGCTGAAGTTTCCGGCAGGCGATCCACAATTGACGAAGTTCAAGGTGGAATAA
- a CDS encoding amidohydrolase produces the protein MTSPSRKKTCVPCAPQLRPIDNALLADGRLVRLAILDGRFESIIPMSEAPACEVALDLQGQLVLPTLIDGHLHLDKTLLGLPWMPHAAGPTRASRIETELQLMPTLALSAAERAAHLIRTCAAQGTGALRTHVDVEPRNGLKALEGVLEARQAHGDWAQIQIVAFPQTGVMRAPGTLELLDSAIAAGADLVGGMDPCEVDSDPAGQLNGIFSIAHRRGVGVDVHLHEGDELGLFSIREICKRTRALGMQGRVTVSHGFCLGHVPESRARATADLMAEAGVHLVTHGAASHPLPPITLLREQGVTVFAGNDNVRDIWSPYGTGDMLERAALIGWRADWRTDAQMLGALELATSDAARAMQLPWHNVEIGAPASFFAMEARSVQEALATHTPRTWVVRGGKVLARNGKALDQPRPL, from the coding sequence ATGACATCTCCAAGCCGCAAGAAGACCTGCGTCCCCTGCGCGCCCCAGTTGCGCCCTATCGATAACGCCCTGCTTGCCGACGGCCGGCTGGTACGGCTGGCGATCCTGGACGGCCGCTTCGAATCCATCATTCCGATGAGCGAGGCGCCGGCCTGCGAGGTCGCGCTCGACCTGCAGGGCCAGCTCGTGCTGCCCACGCTGATCGACGGGCACCTGCACCTGGACAAGACGCTGCTCGGCCTTCCCTGGATGCCCCATGCCGCCGGCCCCACACGCGCCAGCCGCATCGAGACCGAGCTGCAGCTGATGCCCACGCTGGCACTCTCGGCCGCCGAGCGCGCGGCGCACCTGATCCGCACATGCGCCGCGCAGGGCACCGGCGCGCTGCGCACCCACGTGGATGTCGAGCCCCGCAACGGATTGAAGGCGCTGGAAGGCGTTCTGGAGGCGCGCCAGGCGCATGGGGACTGGGCGCAGATCCAGATCGTCGCCTTCCCTCAGACCGGTGTGATGCGGGCTCCGGGCACGCTGGAACTGCTGGACTCGGCCATCGCGGCGGGTGCGGACCTGGTGGGCGGCATGGACCCCTGCGAGGTGGACAGCGACCCGGCCGGCCAGCTCAACGGCATTTTCTCGATTGCGCACCGGCGCGGCGTGGGCGTCGATGTGCACCTGCATGAGGGTGACGAACTCGGCCTGTTCTCGATCCGCGAGATCTGCAAGCGCACACGCGCACTGGGCATGCAGGGGCGCGTGACCGTGAGCCACGGCTTCTGCCTGGGCCATGTGCCCGAATCGCGCGCCCGCGCCACGGCCGACCTCATGGCCGAAGCAGGCGTGCACCTCGTCACGCACGGCGCTGCGTCGCATCCATTGCCGCCGATCACGCTTCTGCGCGAACAGGGCGTGACGGTCTTCGCGGGCAACGACAACGTACGCGACATCTGGTCGCCCTATGGCACAGGCGACATGCTGGAGCGCGCGGCGCTCATCGGCTGGCGGGCGGACTGGCGCACGGATGCCCAGATGCTCGGCGCGCTCGAGCTTGCCACCTCGGACGCGGCACGGGCCATGCAGCTGCCTTGGCACAACGTGGAGATCGGTGCCCCTGCAAGCTTCTTCGCCATGGAGGCGCGAAGCGTCCAGGAGGCACTCGCCACGCACACACCGCGCACCTGGGTGGTACGCGGCGGCAAGGTGCTGGCTCGCAACGGCAAGGCCCTCGACCAGCCCCGGCCGCTGTAA
- a CDS encoding Bug family tripartite tricarboxylate transporter substrate binding protein, with protein sequence MPDRRRFLATSTALALPSLIPSLARAEKPWPQGRTIRVVIPYVAGGVSDSVGRRLIQQVADVLGASIIVDNKGGAGGTVGMAEVARSKADGYTLALSAISPVTLMPHLMKLPYKSDDVIAVAPMMYSPIYLMATTAFKGKTLEDMIAQAKAKPGSVRWATSGIGSVGHIMLEQVQARTGAEFIHVPYKGIAQTVTDAASAQFEVMTGNPFGTINSLIDQGKLRLLAVTGPKRAPNQPEVPTLAEKGLAEANLTSMFGFLAPAGTPADIVAKLNAVLAKEIATPAIQEAMHHTDNIPMQQSAADFEALLQKESRNNAAIVQKAGIKL encoded by the coding sequence ATGCCCGATCGTCGCCGCTTCCTCGCGACCAGCACCGCCCTGGCCCTGCCCTCCCTGATCCCCTCGCTCGCCCGCGCCGAGAAGCCGTGGCCGCAGGGCAGGACGATCCGCGTGGTCATTCCCTACGTGGCCGGTGGCGTGTCGGACTCCGTGGGCCGCAGGCTGATCCAGCAGGTGGCCGACGTGCTCGGCGCCTCGATCATCGTGGACAACAAGGGCGGTGCCGGCGGCACCGTGGGCATGGCCGAGGTGGCGCGCTCCAAGGCCGACGGCTACACGCTCGCGCTGTCCGCCATCAGCCCGGTCACGCTGATGCCGCACCTGATGAAGCTGCCCTACAAGAGCGATGACGTGATCGCCGTGGCGCCCATGATGTACTCGCCCATCTATCTCATGGCGACCACGGCCTTCAAGGGCAAGACGCTGGAAGACATGATCGCGCAGGCCAAGGCCAAGCCCGGCAGCGTGCGCTGGGCCACCTCGGGCATCGGCTCGGTGGGCCACATCATGCTGGAACAGGTGCAGGCCAGGACCGGCGCGGAGTTCATCCACGTGCCCTACAAGGGCATCGCGCAGACCGTGACCGATGCCGCCAGCGCGCAGTTCGAAGTCATGACCGGCAACCCGTTCGGCACCATCAACAGCCTGATCGACCAGGGCAAGCTGCGCCTGCTGGCCGTGACCGGCCCGAAGCGCGCGCCGAATCAGCCCGAGGTGCCGACACTCGCGGAGAAGGGACTGGCAGAAGCCAATCTCACATCGATGTTCGGCTTCCTGGCCCCTGCGGGAACGCCGGCCGACATCGTCGCCAAACTCAACGCCGTGCTCGCCAAGGAAATCGCCACGCCCGCGATCCAGGAGGCCATGCACCACACCGACAACATCCCCATGCAGCAAAGCGCGGCCGATTTCGAGGCGCTGCTGCAGAAGGAAAGCCGCAACAACGCGGCCATCGTGCAGAAGGCCGGCATCAAGCTGTGA